One genomic region from Flagellimonas oceani encodes:
- the accC gene encoding acetyl-CoA carboxylase biotin carboxylase subunit, producing the protein MFKKVLIANRGEIALRIIRTCKEMGIKTVAVYSKADEESLHVRFADEAVCIGPAPSSESYLKIPNIIAAAEITNADAIHPGYGFLSENSKFSKICAEHDIKFIGASGDQIDKMGDKATAKETMRKAGVPTVPGSQGLLKDVDHAKKEAKKMGYPVMIKATAGGGGKGMRAIWSEDQMEKSFNSAVTEATAAFGNGGMYMEKLIEEPRHIEIQVVGDQYGKACHLSERDCSVQRRHQKLTEETPSPFMTDKLREDMGKAAVKAAEYIKYEGAGTIEFLVDKHRNFYFMEMNTRIQVEHPITEQVVDYDLIREQILVAGGVPISGKNYYPKLHSIECRINAEDPYNDFRPSPGKITTLHTPGGHGVRLDTHVYSGYMIPPNYDSMIAKLITTAQTREEAINKMRRALDEFVIEGVKTTIPFHRQLMDHPDYLAGNYTTKFMEDFKMDPKYKEEH; encoded by the coding sequence ATGTTTAAAAAAGTATTGATTGCAAATAGGGGCGAAATTGCCTTGCGGATCATAAGAACCTGCAAGGAAATGGGCATTAAAACAGTCGCTGTTTACTCCAAAGCGGACGAGGAGAGCCTCCATGTCCGTTTTGCGGACGAAGCGGTTTGTATCGGCCCTGCACCCAGTAGCGAATCTTATCTTAAGATTCCAAATATTATAGCCGCAGCGGAAATCACCAACGCCGATGCCATTCACCCAGGGTACGGATTTTTATCCGAAAACTCCAAGTTCTCCAAAATATGTGCCGAGCACGACATCAAATTTATTGGTGCATCCGGTGATCAGATAGACAAAATGGGTGACAAGGCAACTGCCAAAGAAACCATGAGAAAGGCCGGTGTACCCACCGTTCCAGGTTCCCAAGGTCTTCTTAAGGACGTTGATCACGCCAAAAAGGAAGCCAAAAAAATGGGCTACCCCGTTATGATCAAAGCTACCGCTGGTGGTGGTGGAAAGGGAATGCGTGCCATCTGGTCCGAGGACCAAATGGAAAAAAGCTTCAATAGTGCTGTTACCGAGGCGACCGCCGCTTTTGGAAACGGCGGAATGTATATGGAAAAGTTGATCGAGGAGCCACGCCATATCGAGATCCAAGTAGTTGGTGATCAATATGGAAAGGCCTGTCACCTATCCGAAAGGGATTGTTCCGTACAGCGTAGGCACCAAAAGCTTACCGAGGAGACCCCTTCCCCTTTTATGACGGACAAACTCCGTGAAGATATGGGAAAGGCCGCTGTTAAAGCCGCCGAGTACATTAAATACGAAGGAGCGGGAACCATAGAATTTTTGGTGGACAAACACCGAAATTTCTACTTTATGGAGATGAACACCCGAATTCAGGTAGAGCACCCGATCACAGAGCAGGTCGTGGATTACGATTTGATCCGTGAGCAAATTTTGGTTGCCGGTGGCGTACCGATTTCTGGTAAAAACTACTATCCTAAACTACACTCCATCGAATGTAGGATCAACGCGGAAGATCCCTATAACGACTTTAGGCCTTCTCCCGGCAAGATTACAACCTTGCACACTCCGGGTGGCCATGGTGTTCGTTTGGACACCCATGTGTACAGTGGTTATATGATTCCTCCGAATTATGATTCCATGATCGCCAAGTTGATTACCACCGCGCAAACAAGGGAAGAGGCCATCAACAAAATGAGAAGGGCCTTGGACGAGTTTGTAATCGAAGGTGTGAAGACGACCATTCCATTTCACCGTCAATTGATGGATCATCCGGATTATTTGGCCGGTAACTATACCACCAAATTCATGGAGGATTTTAAAATGGACCCAAAATATAAAGAAGAACATTAA